One stretch of Streptomyces hygroscopicus DNA includes these proteins:
- a CDS encoding phosphoribosylaminoimidazole carboxylase, translated as MSAPVIGIVMGSDSDWPVMEEAAKALDEFEIPYEVDVVSAHRMPREMVAYGENAASRGLKAIIAGAGGAAHLPGMLASVTPLPVIGVPVPLKYLDGMDSLLSIVQMPAGVPVATVSVGGARNAGLLAARILAAHDPGLQARMCEFQDELNAQATEKGKRLRAKVDGADAFGFGR; from the coding sequence ATGAGCGCTCCTGTGATCGGCATCGTCATGGGCTCCGACTCCGACTGGCCCGTCATGGAAGAAGCGGCCAAGGCCCTCGACGAGTTCGAGATCCCGTATGAGGTGGACGTCGTCTCGGCCCACCGCATGCCGCGCGAGATGGTCGCCTACGGGGAGAACGCGGCGTCCCGCGGCCTCAAGGCCATCATCGCGGGCGCGGGCGGCGCCGCCCACCTCCCGGGCATGCTCGCGTCCGTCACCCCGCTGCCGGTCATCGGGGTGCCCGTACCGCTGAAGTACCTCGACGGCATGGACTCCCTGCTGTCGATCGTCCAGATGCCCGCGGGCGTCCCGGTGGCCACCGTCTCCGTCGGCGGCGCCCGCAACGCGGGCCTGCTCGCCGCCCGAATCCTGGCCGCACACGACCCCGGACTCCAGGCGCGCATGTGCGAGTTCCAGGACGAACTCAACGCCCAGGCCACGGAAAAGGGCAAGCGCCTGCGGGCCAAGGTGGACGGGGCCGACGCTTTCGGCTTCGGCCGCTGA